A window of Sutcliffiella cohnii contains these coding sequences:
- a CDS encoding ABC transporter substrate-binding protein, with protein sequence MNWKRSLLLVVIASVLVFAAACSNSGGETVTEDGKKVVTFWHAMGGGPGEAIDQMVADFNAQSDSVQVEAVYQGSYEELLNQLRAVGGSSEAPALVQVYEVGTKYMSESGFITPMQKFIDENNYDLSDLEENILGYYQLDGELYSMPFNTSNAIMFYNKDMFAEVGLDPENPPATFSEVKAAAEKLTKKSGNETEVYGFAILIYGWFFEQLLANQGGLYLDADNGRSGNPTKATIDGTEGQAVFNFLHDMNESGYLGNFGRTWDDIRAAFRAGQLAMYLDSTAATRDNVTHSPFEVGTAFLPHPDSVGPNGVIVGGGSLWMTNQVSEDTQDAAWEFIKFSTQPGMQAKWAAATGYFPITKAAYEEDTLKAVYEEHPQFTTAVQQLQNTQLTPATQGALMNVFPEARNIVENAIEELYENGDPEGVLKRASDAITEALKN encoded by the coding sequence ATGAATTGGAAAAGGTCATTACTACTAGTAGTTATCGCCTCAGTACTAGTATTTGCTGCAGCTTGTAGTAACAGTGGTGGGGAGACAGTTACGGAAGATGGAAAGAAAGTTGTGACATTTTGGCATGCGATGGGCGGAGGGCCTGGAGAAGCGATTGATCAAATGGTTGCGGACTTCAACGCGCAATCTGATTCAGTGCAAGTAGAAGCCGTTTATCAAGGTAGTTACGAGGAGCTGCTAAACCAATTGCGTGCAGTTGGAGGTTCAAGTGAAGCGCCAGCACTTGTCCAAGTGTACGAGGTTGGAACGAAATATATGAGTGAAAGTGGCTTTATAACACCGATGCAAAAGTTTATTGACGAGAATAATTATGACTTAAGTGATTTAGAGGAAAATATTTTAGGGTATTATCAGCTAGATGGTGAACTATATTCGATGCCGTTTAATACGTCGAATGCGATTATGTTCTACAACAAAGACATGTTTGCGGAGGTGGGATTAGACCCGGAAAATCCTCCAGCAACGTTCTCTGAAGTGAAAGCAGCTGCTGAAAAACTAACAAAGAAAAGTGGAAATGAAACGGAAGTGTATGGATTTGCGATTTTAATTTACGGATGGTTTTTTGAGCAATTATTAGCAAACCAAGGTGGTTTATATTTAGATGCTGATAACGGCAGAAGTGGAAATCCAACTAAAGCGACAATTGACGGTACGGAAGGGCAAGCGGTTTTCAACTTTTTACATGACATGAACGAAAGTGGCTATTTAGGAAACTTCGGTCGGACGTGGGATGATATTCGTGCAGCATTCCGTGCAGGTCAGCTTGCCATGTATTTAGATAGTACGGCAGCTACTCGAGATAATGTTACACATTCTCCGTTTGAAGTTGGTACGGCCTTCCTACCACACCCAGATAGTGTTGGGCCAAATGGTGTTATCGTTGGTGGTGGTTCTTTATGGATGACAAACCAAGTTTCAGAGGACACGCAAGATGCGGCTTGGGAGTTTATTAAGTTTTCAACTCAACCAGGAATGCAAGCAAAGTGGGCAGCAGCAACCGGTTACTTCCCAATTACGAAAGCGGCTTATGAAGAAGATACATTAAAAGCTGTTTACGAAGAGCACCCTCAGTTCACAACTGCTGTTCAACAACTTCAAAACACACAATTAACTCCTGCGACACAAGGAGCCTTAATGAACGTATTTCCAGAAGCGCGGAACATTGTGGAAAATGCAATTGAAGAGTTATATGAAAATGGAGACCCAGAAGGAGTGTTAAAGAGAGCGTCGGATGCAATTACAGAAGCATTGAAAAATTAA
- a CDS encoding carbohydrate ABC transporter permease, producing MIKKIIIYILLTLSAFLLFAPILYAISASMMTPQEIFSGALIPSSPSLEAYSQAVNRVPILQFLFNSFVVSFIVMLGQLVVCSLAAYAFVFIPFKGRNFLFFVFLSTMLIPWEATVIPNYLTILNLGWMNTYQGLTLPFFALAFGVFLLRQHFLTIPRDIFESAQMDGCSRFRFYWSFVLPLSKSTLSALGIYGFLTTWNMYLWPLLVTSNNDVRTVQIGLKMMIAQESSTNWNMVMAAVVLILLPTLLLLFFGLKYIRKGLLAGALKG from the coding sequence ATGATCAAAAAAATCATTATATATATACTCCTAACTTTGTCGGCCTTTTTGTTGTTTGCGCCTATTTTATATGCTATTTCAGCTAGTATGATGACACCGCAAGAGATTTTTAGTGGTGCACTAATTCCTTCATCGCCTAGCTTGGAGGCTTATAGTCAAGCTGTCAATCGGGTTCCAATCTTACAATTTCTTTTTAATAGTTTTGTTGTTTCCTTCATTGTCATGCTTGGTCAATTAGTAGTTTGTAGTCTAGCTGCATATGCTTTCGTGTTTATTCCTTTTAAAGGAAGAAATTTTTTATTTTTCGTTTTCTTGTCAACGATGCTTATCCCGTGGGAAGCAACGGTTATTCCAAACTACTTAACGATTTTAAATTTAGGGTGGATGAACACGTACCAAGGATTAACGCTGCCGTTTTTCGCTTTAGCATTTGGTGTCTTCCTATTACGTCAACACTTCCTAACCATTCCAAGAGACATTTTTGAATCGGCTCAAATGGATGGGTGCTCTCGATTTCGTTTTTATTGGTCATTTGTATTGCCCCTATCTAAGTCTACGTTAAGCGCACTTGGTATTTATGGTTTTTTAACAACGTGGAATATGTATTTATGGCCACTATTAGTTACGAGTAATAACGATGTTCGCACAGTTCAGATTGGTTTGAAAATGATGATTGCACAAGAATCGTCTACGAACTGGAACATGGTCATGGCAGCGGTAGTGCTAATTTTACTGCCAACACTTCTGCTTTTATTCTTCGGCTTGAAGTATATTCGAAAAGGTCTTCTAGCTGGAGCTTTAAAAGGATAA
- a CDS encoding carbohydrate ABC transporter permease has product MEPNIAVESRKDLTAKTYRKRRERKLFWTGMLYLSPALFFLVVFLFYPMFKTLYFSFFQTAGAGIVQGFVGFDHYTRLFQSELFLGSLKSTFLFVLYTVPTGIVIALALAVIASEKLRGIGFFRIVFSSSLGISVAAGATIWLFFFHPTLGVLNNILGLLGIGSIKWLTSSSWALVSVAITTIWMNIGFNFIILLGGIQNISEELYESAKMDGAGYWRQLFSITLPLLSPTLFFVSVVTLINSFQTFGQIDILTGGGPSNSTNLIVYSIYREAFYNGRFGYASAQAIVLFLIILVFTIVQFKVGEKRVHYQ; this is encoded by the coding sequence ATGGAGCCTAATATCGCTGTTGAGTCGAGAAAAGATTTGACAGCAAAAACATATCGGAAGCGTAGGGAAAGGAAGTTATTTTGGACTGGCATGCTTTATTTGTCGCCAGCTTTATTTTTCTTAGTTGTTTTCTTATTTTATCCAATGTTTAAGACATTATATTTTAGTTTCTTCCAAACTGCTGGGGCGGGGATTGTACAAGGATTTGTAGGGTTTGATCACTATACACGGCTATTTCAATCCGAGCTTTTTTTAGGTAGTCTAAAATCTACATTTCTATTTGTTCTTTATACCGTTCCCACTGGAATTGTCATTGCACTCGCATTAGCCGTTATTGCTAGTGAAAAATTAAGAGGAATAGGCTTTTTTCGAATTGTTTTTTCTTCATCGCTTGGAATATCGGTAGCTGCTGGGGCGACGATATGGTTGTTTTTCTTTCATCCTACACTCGGTGTACTTAATAACATATTAGGGTTACTTGGAATAGGCTCTATTAAATGGTTAACCTCTTCTTCGTGGGCACTAGTATCAGTAGCTATTACTACCATTTGGATGAATATTGGTTTTAATTTTATTATTCTGCTTGGTGGTATTCAAAATATTTCAGAAGAGTTATATGAAAGTGCAAAAATGGATGGTGCTGGCTATTGGCGACAATTATTTAGTATCACACTCCCATTACTATCTCCCACATTATTTTTTGTTAGCGTTGTAACGTTGATTAACTCGTTCCAAACGTTTGGTCAAATTGATATTTTAACAGGTGGAGGCCCTTCTAACTCTACGAATCTAATAGTTTATTCTATATATCGTGAAGCATTCTATAACGGTAGATTTGGCTATGCAAGTGCACAGGCCATTGTCCTATTCTTAATCATATTAGTATTTACGATTGTACAGTTTAAGGTTGGCGAAAAGAGGGTGCATTATCAATGA
- a CDS encoding leucine-rich repeat domain-containing protein: protein MRKGFSILVILTLLISLLSPISTFAEEPVQPGEEIQLKEETVNTDEPFNTEASEESTSEEEIVEEAVEDVVTEEEEITEEVDLTEATVEEIPEEAEENEVVEQPVDEEKQAIREEINLDDEIEFIDGDFLFVDTVYVNENSFRIYWGAYSESERVSSYKIYLNDSLVLSPNHRTTEYTFTNLQPDTEYYVKVEAYNSSGKLIVENSLTAKTWKMPTGNKVTFTDAKLKQAIQQQIGVTRDIYESDMEQLTYLDASNMGISNLSGIEKATNLKVLYIFGNKIRNISYLSELTNLVDLDLDMNNITDVTPLRGLTNLVTLWLANNPVADISSLDTLVNLEYLFLHETNVSSIQVIENFTHLTHLTIEGTNVDYSEGTSTYELLMALFDAGVYIDVFDEYYYENFEIWLEGVNENSAYFYWWHFDEENPNYTYKVYLNGEYLTETTEFEIELTNLNPDTEYELEVHVYDQNGEVVDVGYYLFHTLPLPTGEIVVIEDEMLEQAIKTSLYIKNRPIYESDMERLEWLDAGFLGITSLEGLEKATNLEMLYVEGNEITDLTPLKNLPLIFLSVGSNNVSDLTALENLPLIFLDVSNNPITNINVLSTLIDLYYLLLHDTNISDISVLLELEYLEMVTLFNIPSLTFEEGSEELRIVQLLEERGVIVFLTEEDFYGSSDLYFHLLDVTSSEIELEWFYAGEYEVDHYEVYLDGELVDIVNEEYFYFSELLSETVYTVGIAAYDEYGDFIDYNEMEIETLAEVEEQPIDEEEKEEKEEKEEKENDKVETGKGDGASKNEGEKEEKISNTGNKLPKTATNMMNFLVVGFVLLTIGGITLLFNRRRRIV from the coding sequence ATGAGAAAGGGCTTTTCTATTTTAGTAATTTTAACGTTACTAATCTCTCTACTAAGTCCAATTTCCACTTTTGCTGAAGAACCTGTTCAGCCCGGGGAAGAAATTCAACTGAAAGAAGAGACAGTAAACACTGACGAGCCGTTTAATACGGAAGCATCTGAAGAGAGTACATCAGAAGAAGAGATAGTTGAGGAAGCAGTTGAAGATGTAGTTACAGAAGAAGAAGAAATTACAGAGGAAGTAGATTTAACTGAAGCAACAGTAGAAGAAATTCCAGAAGAAGCGGAAGAAAATGAAGTAGTAGAACAACCTGTTGATGAAGAAAAACAAGCAATTCGCGAAGAAATTAATCTTGATGACGAGATAGAGTTCATTGACGGTGATTTTCTGTTTGTTGACACGGTTTATGTGAATGAAAATAGTTTTCGTATATATTGGGGTGCATATTCGGAAAGTGAAAGAGTTTCATCCTATAAAATATACTTGAATGATAGTTTAGTATTATCTCCTAATCATCGTACAACTGAATATACTTTTACTAATTTACAACCAGATACGGAATATTACGTAAAAGTAGAAGCATATAATAGTTCGGGAAAACTAATTGTCGAAAATAGCCTTACTGCAAAAACTTGGAAAATGCCGACAGGAAATAAAGTGACTTTTACAGATGCTAAGCTTAAACAAGCTATTCAACAACAAATTGGTGTTACGCGTGACATTTATGAAAGTGATATGGAACAGCTTACTTATTTAGATGCATCTAATATGGGGATTAGTAATCTATCAGGGATTGAAAAAGCTACTAACCTAAAAGTTTTATATATTTTTGGAAATAAAATTAGAAATATTTCTTACTTAAGCGAGTTAACTAATTTAGTTGACTTAGACTTAGATATGAACAACATAACTGATGTAACACCATTAAGGGGATTAACGAATCTAGTTACTCTTTGGCTTGCGAATAATCCTGTAGCAGATATTAGTAGCCTTGATACTCTTGTTAATTTAGAATATCTCTTTCTACATGAAACGAATGTATCTTCCATACAAGTAATTGAAAACTTTACGCATTTAACACATTTAACAATTGAAGGGACAAATGTAGATTATTCAGAGGGTACGTCAACATATGAGTTATTAATGGCGTTGTTTGATGCGGGTGTATATATTGATGTTTTCGATGAGTATTACTATGAAAACTTTGAAATATGGTTAGAAGGCGTTAATGAAAATAGTGCATATTTTTATTGGTGGCATTTCGATGAGGAAAATCCAAATTATACGTACAAAGTTTATTTAAACGGAGAATATTTAACGGAAACAACAGAATTTGAAATAGAACTGACAAACTTAAATCCAGATACGGAATATGAGCTAGAAGTTCATGTATATGACCAAAATGGGGAAGTGGTAGATGTTGGATATTACCTATTTCATACACTACCTCTGCCAACTGGAGAAATTGTAGTTATAGAAGATGAAATGTTAGAACAAGCAATAAAAACAAGTCTTTACATTAAAAATCGTCCAATCTATGAATCTGATATGGAAAGATTAGAGTGGTTAGACGCTGGGTTCTTAGGCATAACAAGCCTTGAAGGGTTGGAAAAGGCTACGAATTTAGAAATGTTATATGTTGAAGGTAATGAAATAACAGATTTAACTCCATTAAAGAATTTACCTTTAATCTTTTTATCTGTAGGAAGTAATAATGTTTCAGATTTAACAGCTTTAGAAAATTTACCATTAATCTTTTTAGATGTATCGAACAATCCAATTACAAATATTAACGTTCTTTCTACCTTGATTGACTTGTATTACTTACTTTTACACGATACGAATATTTCTGATATCTCTGTATTGCTAGAGTTAGAGTATTTAGAAATGGTGACTCTATTTAACATTCCTTCTTTAACTTTTGAAGAAGGTTCGGAGGAATTACGTATCGTACAGCTATTAGAAGAAAGAGGAGTTATCGTCTTCTTAACTGAAGAAGATTTCTATGGTTCTTCTGATTTATACTTCCATTTACTAGATGTAACAAGCTCGGAAATTGAATTAGAGTGGTTCTACGCTGGTGAATATGAGGTAGATCATTATGAAGTATATTTAGATGGGGAGCTAGTTGATATTGTAAATGAAGAATATTTCTATTTCTCCGAGTTACTATCTGAAACGGTATATACAGTAGGTATTGCAGCATATGATGAGTACGGTGATTTCATTGATTATAATGAAATGGAGATCGAAACTTTAGCTGAAGTAGAGGAACAACCGATAGACGAAGAAGAAAAAGAAGAAAAAGAAGAAAAAGAAGAAAAAGAAAATGACAAAGTGGAAACAGGTAAAGGTGATGGGGCTTCAAAAAATGAAGGGGAAAAAGAAGAAAAAATAAGTAACACAGGAAATAAACTACCGAAAACAGCAACAAATATGATGAATTTCTTGGTTGTTGGATTTGTGTTACTAACAATTGGTGGAATAACCCTATTGTTTAACAGACGAAGACGAATAGTATAA
- a CDS encoding LCP family protein has product MRKKLKNLKKWQKYTFLIIGVLFLVVGSMVGYAFYNVNKTLSTMHQPIEREHSDKRPEKVNFIEQDPISILLIGVDSRNGNLERGLSDTLMVITVNPDDKSMKMVSIPRDTRTEIVGKGFEDKINHAHSFGGVEMAIPTVENFLDIPIDYYVKINMEGFKDLVDAVGGVEVNNSFAFSTGGMDFPEGKISLNGKEALAFSRMRKQDPRGDFGRTDRQKQIVQAVIKKGASFSGITNLDSILNAIGQNVKTDIASTEMLDIQKNYKEAINDLEVLQITGTGTTISRIYYLQVPEEERLRISTILKEHLKLNE; this is encoded by the coding sequence ATGAGAAAAAAACTAAAAAACTTAAAAAAGTGGCAGAAATATACTTTCTTAATAATCGGTGTTTTATTTTTAGTCGTTGGAAGTATGGTAGGTTATGCATTTTATAATGTGAATAAAACATTAAGTACGATGCATCAACCGATTGAGAGAGAGCATTCAGATAAACGTCCTGAAAAAGTAAACTTTATAGAACAAGATCCAATTTCTATTCTCTTAATTGGAGTAGATTCTAGAAACGGCAATTTAGAGAGAGGCCTCTCAGACACCTTAATGGTTATAACGGTAAATCCAGACGACAAATCGATGAAAATGGTAAGTATTCCACGAGATACAAGAACGGAAATAGTCGGTAAAGGTTTTGAGGATAAAATAAATCATGCCCATTCGTTCGGTGGAGTGGAAATGGCTATTCCTACTGTCGAAAACTTTTTAGATATACCGATTGATTATTACGTAAAGATCAATATGGAAGGCTTTAAAGATTTAGTAGATGCTGTAGGAGGAGTAGAAGTCAACAATAGTTTTGCCTTTTCTACCGGCGGAATGGACTTTCCAGAAGGGAAGATTTCTTTAAACGGTAAAGAAGCATTAGCGTTTTCTCGAATGAGGAAGCAAGACCCTCGTGGTGATTTCGGACGAACAGATCGACAAAAGCAAATAGTTCAAGCTGTTATTAAAAAAGGCGCGTCATTCTCTGGCATAACAAACTTAGACTCTATTTTAAATGCTATTGGCCAAAATGTTAAAACAGATATAGCATCAACAGAGATGCTAGATATTCAAAAAAATTATAAAGAGGCAATAAATGACCTTGAAGTTCTTCAAATAACCGGAACTGGAACGACGATTAGCCGTATCTACTATTTACAAGTTCCTGAAGAAGAACGTTTACGCATTTCTACTATTTTAAAAGAACATTTAAAATTAAATGAGTAA
- the mbcS gene encoding acyl-CoA synthetase MbcS has protein sequence MKREDLIAPEQYNLVSEVERFTSDKKKVALIWENELGESKAITYERLVDSANKIGNVFLNKGLEKGDVVLVVVPRLVEAYEVYLGALKAGLVVIPCSEMLRAKDFAYRIEHGDVKAVVSYFPYVEELEKVENIKDSPRFVVGNQKDGWIQLEEEMTLQSNQLATAETLRDDIAFLSYTSGTTGNPKGVVHTHGWAFAHLRTAAPHWLAIEENDVVWATAGPGWQKWIWSPFLSTLGSGATGFVYNGKFEPNKYLQLLDQYQINVLCCTPTEYRLMAKVENLNDYSLKGLHSAVSAGEPLNREVIDTFKRHFHVEVRDGYGQTENTLLLGVLKGMEIKPGSMGKPTPGNVVEVINDEGEVCDPGVVGDIAVHVSTPALFKRYYKDPERTSRQFRGEYYITGDKAKKDEDGYFWFEGRGDDIIISSGYTIGPFEVEDALVKHPYVRECAVVASPDEVRGTVVKAFIVLQNEIDSNDPKLIPTLQEHVKQLTAPYKYPRKIEFVEDLPKTTSGKIRRIELRQKEMTSV, from the coding sequence ATGAAAAGAGAAGATTTGATTGCTCCAGAACAGTATAATTTAGTTTCTGAAGTGGAAAGATTTACTTCAGACAAAAAGAAAGTAGCCTTAATTTGGGAAAATGAATTAGGTGAAAGTAAGGCAATTACATATGAGAGATTAGTAGATAGTGCGAATAAGATTGGAAATGTTTTTTTAAATAAAGGCCTTGAAAAAGGTGATGTTGTCCTAGTAGTCGTACCAAGGCTTGTGGAAGCATACGAAGTTTATTTAGGAGCGTTAAAGGCAGGTTTGGTCGTTATTCCGTGTTCAGAAATGCTACGTGCAAAAGACTTTGCTTATCGAATCGAGCATGGTGATGTAAAGGCAGTCGTTTCCTATTTTCCTTACGTAGAAGAGTTAGAGAAAGTAGAGAATATCAAGGATAGTCCCCGTTTTGTAGTCGGAAATCAAAAAGACGGTTGGATTCAACTTGAAGAAGAAATGACATTACAATCGAATCAACTAGCAACAGCAGAAACTTTAAGAGACGATATTGCATTTTTATCGTATACGTCAGGTACAACTGGAAATCCGAAAGGTGTTGTCCACACACACGGTTGGGCGTTTGCACATTTAAGAACCGCTGCACCCCATTGGTTAGCTATTGAGGAAAATGATGTTGTTTGGGCAACTGCTGGACCTGGATGGCAAAAATGGATTTGGAGCCCTTTTCTTTCTACTTTAGGATCTGGGGCAACAGGGTTCGTATATAATGGTAAGTTTGAACCGAATAAATATTTACAGTTGTTAGATCAATACCAAATAAATGTATTATGTTGTACACCAACAGAATATCGCTTAATGGCGAAAGTGGAAAACTTAAATGATTATTCATTAAAAGGATTACATAGTGCCGTCTCTGCTGGAGAGCCATTAAATCGGGAAGTAATTGATACGTTCAAACGTCACTTTCATGTTGAAGTGCGTGACGGCTACGGACAAACAGAAAATACGTTATTGCTTGGTGTGTTAAAAGGAATGGAAATAAAACCTGGTTCAATGGGAAAACCGACGCCAGGTAATGTAGTAGAAGTTATTAATGATGAAGGTGAAGTGTGTGATCCAGGAGTAGTAGGAGATATTGCTGTTCACGTTAGTACACCGGCGTTATTTAAAAGGTATTATAAAGATCCAGAGCGAACTTCTCGTCAGTTTAGAGGAGAATACTATATAACTGGGGACAAAGCGAAAAAAGATGAGGACGGTTATTTTTGGTTTGAAGGGAGAGGAGACGATATTATTATTAGCTCCGGTTATACGATTGGCCCGTTTGAAGTAGAAGATGCTTTAGTAAAACATCCGTACGTTCGCGAATGCGCAGTTGTAGCTAGTCCTGATGAAGTACGTGGGACAGTCGTAAAGGCGTTCATCGTATTACAAAATGAAATTGATTCTAATGATCCGAAGTTAATCCCAACATTACAAGAGCATGTAAAACAATTGACGGCACCGTATAAATATCCGAGGAAAATCGAGTTTGTAGAGGATCTACCGAAAACAACGTCTGGAAAAATTAGAAGAATTGAGTTAAGGCAAAAAGAAATGACTAGCGTATAA
- a CDS encoding DUF5317 domain-containing protein yields the protein MVYDGILVGIIVALLRGGNFSKFAELKFKYALVFPILLIVQITIFAIQNKFELVGNYSNITFMLIYVIGIYLLWLNREHRGFNLILVGVVLNFIVMAVNGGRMPVSIEASQMLDPYFVEALTNSLYGKHEAITEATRLAFLGDIIPLQAPYPKEQVISIGDVIMNIGVFIFIQYVMVESRKNANKVSSSTN from the coding sequence ATGGTTTATGACGGTATATTGGTTGGAATAATAGTTGCCCTTCTTAGAGGAGGAAACTTCAGTAAATTTGCAGAGTTAAAGTTTAAGTATGCTCTAGTTTTCCCTATTTTACTAATAGTGCAAATTACTATATTTGCTATCCAAAACAAATTTGAATTAGTAGGAAATTATAGCAACATTACTTTTATGTTAATCTACGTAATTGGTATTTACCTATTATGGCTTAATAGAGAACATAGAGGGTTTAATTTAATTTTAGTTGGAGTAGTTTTAAATTTCATAGTTATGGCAGTAAACGGGGGAAGAATGCCTGTTTCAATAGAAGCAAGTCAAATGCTTGACCCATATTTCGTTGAAGCTTTAACAAATAGCTTATATGGAAAACATGAGGCAATAACAGAAGCTACTAGACTAGCATTTCTTGGTGATATTATCCCATTGCAAGCTCCGTATCCTAAAGAACAGGTTATCAGTATTGGAGACGTTATAATGAATATTGGTGTTTTCATTTTTATTCAATATGTAATGGTGGAAAGTCGAAAAAACGCAAATAAAGTTTCTAGTTCTACAAATTAA
- a CDS encoding diguanylate cyclase: protein MKFLQKLYIFTICIIGIPLAIYHLSPLNVTIQGWVLIYILTGSILLLNFFIIFLPPKGNALSMDSSIYLACIFLFGLDITLLVLLLSSLLGLFIRKTTWWKHLFNFSIYTIMIVGSYYSYILFNGTQDGTNFTNLLPYLVALTVYFSLNVIMISAYFFILEPKDAVQLIRNLSKKGIIKESIVSYVSTLLLALVLTILLEANSYFGLFLFISLVVSLSFAFTKFFTLYKEVEEKANKDFLTDLFNHGYFKLQLDEHIKQMESYEAFSVAILDIDDFKKYNDLNGHLQGDELLKYFGSYLKEKTEPFGYLPARYGGEEFTILMPKTDKRAASAFLNKIRKELNDTHFNGSDDLPLQCLSFSAGIAQYEEDTYNSAELLNKADKAMYYAKAQGKNTVQIYEENSHLYNEEHFLLKEIDALEQQLSIFLSKDMYTYQHSKRVFTYAVEMANRLPLTSEERRELILGALIHDIGKLEIPRDIINKKGKLDAHEWDLMKKHVTWGKEIMASTKKYDDLIPLVELHHERFDGKGYPYGLVGEKIPKLARILCVIDSFDAMTTERPYQRTKTFQEGIDELNRCAGEQFDPVFVKPFIRMIQEKYPEKVNNN, encoded by the coding sequence ATGAAATTTTTACAGAAATTATATATTTTCACTATATGTATTATTGGTATACCTTTAGCTATTTATCATCTGTCCCCCCTTAATGTAACGATACAGGGATGGGTTCTTATATATATATTAACAGGCTCAATTTTACTACTGAATTTCTTTATTATATTTTTACCTCCTAAAGGTAATGCTCTGTCAATGGACAGTTCCATTTATCTCGCTTGTATTTTCCTTTTTGGTCTCGATATTACGTTACTAGTACTATTACTAAGTAGCCTTTTAGGTTTATTTATTAGAAAAACTACATGGTGGAAGCACCTTTTTAACTTTTCAATTTATACTATAATGATTGTTGGTTCCTATTATTCATATATACTGTTCAATGGCACTCAAGATGGAACAAATTTCACAAACCTATTGCCTTACCTTGTTGCACTTACAGTTTACTTCTCATTAAATGTCATTATGATTAGTGCATACTTTTTCATCCTTGAGCCAAAAGATGCAGTACAACTAATTAGGAATCTCTCTAAAAAAGGAATTATAAAAGAATCTATAGTCAGCTACGTGAGTACACTATTATTAGCTCTAGTTTTAACTATTCTATTAGAGGCAAACAGTTATTTTGGACTTTTTCTTTTCATTTCCCTAGTTGTATCACTATCCTTCGCCTTTACTAAATTCTTTACCCTTTATAAAGAAGTAGAAGAAAAAGCAAATAAAGACTTTTTAACTGACTTGTTTAACCATGGTTATTTTAAACTACAACTAGATGAACATATTAAACAAATGGAATCGTACGAAGCATTTTCTGTTGCAATTTTAGATATTGATGATTTCAAAAAATATAATGATTTGAATGGTCACTTGCAAGGTGATGAGTTATTAAAGTATTTTGGTTCTTATTTAAAAGAAAAAACGGAACCATTCGGATATTTACCTGCAAGATATGGTGGAGAAGAATTTACAATTTTAATGCCTAAAACAGATAAGCGGGCAGCTTCAGCATTCTTAAATAAAATCCGAAAAGAACTGAACGACACACATTTTAACGGTAGTGATGATCTCCCTCTTCAATGTTTATCTTTCTCAGCGGGAATCGCGCAATATGAAGAAGATACGTATAATTCAGCTGAACTATTAAATAAAGCAGATAAAGCAATGTATTATGCAAAAGCTCAAGGGAAAAACACTGTTCAAATATACGAAGAAAATTCTCATTTATATAATGAAGAGCATTTTCTACTTAAAGAAATAGATGCTCTCGAGCAGCAACTTTCTATCTTTTTATCAAAAGATATGTACACATACCAACATAGTAAACGTGTCTTCACTTACGCAGTTGAAATGGCCAATCGCCTTCCATTAACGAGTGAAGAACGCCGCGAGCTCATACTTGGTGCTCTTATCCATGATATCGGGAAGCTAGAAATACCTCGTGACATTATTAATAAAAAAGGGAAACTCGATGCCCACGAATGGGACTTAATGAAAAAGCACGTTACGTGGGGGAAAGAAATTATGGCCTCGACGAAAAAGTATGATGACCTCATTCCGCTAGTAGAGCTACACCATGAACGGTTCGACGGAAAAGGATATCCTTACGGGCTAGTAGGTGAAAAAATCCCTAAACTAGCACGTATACTTTGTGTTATTGATTCTTTTGACGCAATGACAACGGAAAGACCGTATCAACGAACAAAAACATTCCAAGAAGGAATAGATGAGTTGAATCGTTGTGCTGGTGAACAATTTGATCCAGTCTTCGTTAAGCCATTTATTCGAATGATTCAAGAAAAATATCCTGAGAAGGTTAATAATAATTAA